The genomic region ACCCGGCGGCAACGCCGTCCGGGTAGCCGCGCTTGCGCATCTCGGGGATGCCCATCTTGCCAATGGCGGCGCAGGTGGCCGGGCTAGAGCCGGACATGGCGGCAAACAGTGCACAGGCACCAAGGTTGGATATCACCAGCCCGCCGGGAATACGGGTGAGCCAGCGCTCCAGCGCCTCGTACAGATCAGCACCGGCGCGGGTTGACGAGATGCTGGAGCCCATGATGATGAACATCGGGATCGACAGCAGGGCAAAGTTGTCCAGCTTGCCGAACAGGATTTCCGGCATCAGCTCCAGCGAGCGCATACCGTCGAAAATCACCAGAAACCCGCCGGATACGATCAGCAGGCCAAGGCCGACCGAGACGCCGGAAAACAGCACCAGAATGGTGGCAATGGCGACAATGGCGCCTAAATACAGCGGATCCATCAGCGATCCTCCAGACCAAAGGGTTGATCAACTTTGACAATGAGGGCGACCAGATCGGCAATCAGTTGCAGCAGAAATAGGGCAAAGCCAACCGGCAGCGACAGATAGGGGATCCACAGGCGCACCCCCCAGATGGTGTCCGAGTGCCAGTTGCGGGCCCAGGCAAAATGCCAGTACTCATAGCCGTACCACAGCATGATGGCGACAATCACAATCGACGCTGACAGGGTGACGATGGCCAGCACCATGCGCGCCGGTTTCGGCAGCATCAGCGGGATCAGATCGACGTTCACGTGACCCCGCAGGCGCTGCACATAGGGCAGCCCGATCAGGGTGGCTGAGATCACCAGATAGATCACCGCTTCGGTCTGCCAGATGGTGGATCCGTTCAGCACGAAGCGCACAAAGATCATTTGGCAGGTGATCGCCACGGCGGCGACAATCATTGCCGCCGAGATCCATCCGGCAAGTGTTGAGATAGCAGCTACGGCACGCAGGAATGGATTGTTCCCTGCCTGCGCCGCAGCGGCTGAGCTATGGCCAGCCATTACGTCTTCCTTTGATATTCGGGGGTCGTTTGGGGTGGGCGCTGCATGACATGCAACGCCCGGTTTTCATCACTCGACAGCAAGCGCCAGATCCAGCAGTGCCTGTCCGCCGGGAACGTCCTCGACGAATTTCTTATACGAGGTTTCCTGCGCAATCGCGCGCCATGCGGCAAAATCCTCGGCGGTCATTTCGGCGATCTCAACACCAGCCTCTTCGTAGGCAGTGACCGATGCAGCATCCTGTTTCTTGGCTTCTGCCAGATAAAACGCCTCGGCCTTGGCGGACCCGGCCAGCAGCGCGGCCTGTTGATCGGCGGTCAGACCGTCAAAGGTGGATTTGTTCATCAGCAGTGGTTGATACATGAACCACAGGGCGATGTCGCCGGCCGGGGTGTAACATTTGACCTGCTCGTAGATGCGATAGGACACAAACGACGAGGACGAGGTATTGGCAGCGCTGAGCACGCCGGTCTGCATGGCGTTGTAGATCTCGGACGAGGCCATCGAGGCAATCGAGGCGCCGGCGCCGGCCAGCATCTGTTCAAACGACTTGCCCGCGGCACGGGTCTGCAGGCCCTTCACATCCTCGGGGCCGGTGATGCATTTGTCTTTGCCGACAAAGCCACCAGCCAGATAACCATGCACCAGCACCATCACGTCATCTTCGGCCATCTTGGCCTCAAGCGCCTCCATGAAGGGTGAGTTCGACAGGCGGGCGGCGTGGTCGTGGTTTTTCACCAGACCCGGCATCAGGGTCAGATTATAGGCGGGCTGCTGGCCGCCGGCATAGCTGAGCGGCAGAACGGACATGTCCAGCTGGCCGCGGCTCAGTGGTTTATACTGCTCGCGCGGCTTGAACAGGGATTTGGAGCCAAAGATCTTGATGTCCAGATCCACATTCGCGGCGGCAACCTCGTCGGCGACGATCTGTGCGACCTGATGACGGATGTCTTTGTTGGACCACTGATGAGACAGGCGCAGTTCGGTTGCACCGGCAGCGCCGGTCAGTGCCAGTACGGCGGCAGTTGCAACTGCCATAAGCAAATTCGTTTTCATTTATTCCTCCCTTAGGTGCCCAGTGGTTTTTTCAGCTGAGCGAATTTGGCGAGTGTTTGCCGAATTGAATTCAAAGTCAAGATTCTTGTATACAAGAATATCCACATTGCGCACAGTGTCCGAGTCTGGTATCGATTGGTATGGAAATTCGACGCGCTGACATGATTGCAGATGAGCTGGAAGAGCTGGTTTTTGCTGGGGAATATGGCGATGGAGATCGGCTGGACGAGGTCAAGCTGGCGGCCCATTTCGGGGTGTCGCGCACACCGCTGCGCGAGGCGTTTCAGCGCTTGGTGGCCTCGGGGCTGGCGGAACAGATCCCCCGTCGCGGGGTGTTTGTGCGCCAGCCGGGACCGGTGGAGCTGATGGAAATGTTTGAAACCATGGCCGAGATTGAGGGTGTTTGCGGTCGTCTGGCGGCGATGCGCATGTCGGATGCTGCGATCGAGGTGTTGGCCAAGGCCAATACCCGGTGCCAGCAGGCGATCGAGGCCAGCGATATTGATGGCTATTATCGCGAGAACGAGGTGTTTCACCACTTCATCTATCAGCAGTCCGGCAATTCGTTTCTGGAGCAGGAGGCGCTGCGGCTGCACCGACGCCTGAAACCGTTCCGCAGGCATCAGTTGAAATTTCGCGGCCGGATGGCGCAGTCGATGTCTGAACATGTTGCGATTGTCGCGGCACTGAAACAGGGTGATCCGGACCGGGCCGCGGAGGCCCTGCGCGGCCATGTCGCCATTCAGGGCGAGAAATTCCATATGCTGATGTCGAGCTTGAAAACCGCCGCCCAGTAACTGCCGCCCAGTAACCGCCGCCCAGTCACGAAAAACTGGAGCTCTGAGGGCATCTCTTTCTGGTGTGTCTCATGATTTCCAACAATTTGTGGGGCGGTGTCATCACATGTCTGCGGGAGAGGTGGATGGGTGTCGTTTTCAGGCCCTGTTGGTCTCAAACGTGCAAGGCAAGCGGCTCAAAAAATTGCTGATATGCGAAATGGACCGACAATCGGTTTCAGGCGCGAGGAGCCCCCGATGAACACCAAATTGCTTTTGATCATCCTTGACGGGGTGCCCTGGCGAAACTTTCGCCGCCTGTTTGGAAACCTGGAGGGCTGGGTCGACAGTGGCGAGGCCCGGGTCTGG from Parasedimentitalea psychrophila harbors:
- a CDS encoding TRAP transporter small permease, with product MAGHSSAAAAQAGNNPFLRAVAAISTLAGWISAAMIVAAVAITCQMIFVRFVLNGSTIWQTEAVIYLVISATLIGLPYVQRLRGHVNVDLIPLMLPKPARMVLAIVTLSASIVIVAIMLWYGYEYWHFAWARNWHSDTIWGVRLWIPYLSLPVGFALFLLQLIADLVALIVKVDQPFGLEDR
- the dctP gene encoding TRAP transporter substrate-binding protein DctP, with amino-acid sequence MKTNLLMAVATAAVLALTGAAGATELRLSHQWSNKDIRHQVAQIVADEVAAANVDLDIKIFGSKSLFKPREQYKPLSRGQLDMSVLPLSYAGGQQPAYNLTLMPGLVKNHDHAARLSNSPFMEALEAKMAEDDVMVLVHGYLAGGFVGKDKCITGPEDVKGLQTRAAGKSFEQMLAGAGASIASMASSEIYNAMQTGVLSAANTSSSSFVSYRIYEQVKCYTPAGDIALWFMYQPLLMNKSTFDGLTADQQAALLAGSAKAEAFYLAEAKKQDAASVTAYEEAGVEIAEMTAEDFAAWRAIAQETSYKKFVEDVPGGQALLDLALAVE
- a CDS encoding GntR family transcriptional regulator, with protein sequence MEIRRADMIADELEELVFAGEYGDGDRLDEVKLAAHFGVSRTPLREAFQRLVASGLAEQIPRRGVFVRQPGPVELMEMFETMAEIEGVCGRLAAMRMSDAAIEVLAKANTRCQQAIEASDIDGYYRENEVFHHFIYQQSGNSFLEQEALRLHRRLKPFRRHQLKFRGRMAQSMSEHVAIVAALKQGDPDRAAEALRGHVAIQGEKFHMLMSSLKTAAQ